One genomic region from Pecten maximus chromosome 5, xPecMax1.1, whole genome shotgun sequence encodes:
- the LOC117327209 gene encoding uncharacterized protein LOC117327209 isoform X1, protein MDRPERTMGDETDSLTAGAAWLQILLNRPEKEIIKMIQQNPQLVSQKISLTCLSPLNVNESPECNCSRHLETLQGQGSQKTEELLAEFHMSILLGVCPHVLSILHNYDETSSGSTANNPQIRENIHELISRLYKKHKPSAEVNMNQNLTDPSECSVRSFMLKSLVPYSCTASISAIHIVTALGKHQLLRKILSDRVTPVGSLCFHFESGYHSASPFHIAVFHRQYKAIDILGKKIPQMHMACNMDQNFGGGNITPSILAAQMSDLSALQHLLKYRTPKHSLNSETLLASLENRSMDCAEFLAKKKHACLSRSFLSQEVACIFDLQESDQTLKLLKELIMNPAEKNFLKLLIDYSCFPIDRIISFSVHLEAIETTEYLLQSTKAASLTRSPLGFMRLLTMATLQNSPGLLSVLVRYVGPKRLPLYTLDSSLYWAKVLQYDKCENILAKLLLINKGNFETDITSKPPFPAIFHESMEVVQTDLLGTVRRLNDIGYDINATTGKGESCLNAASSETYLAASVKKYGPLVSLLLELGADVFATGMYNVPDQVMHPPMLLRLLWANVDICGPPRHTGGTVSGPQSYTPPIIMPMVKSPMQLLILRTAHTICKDNIDFLRSKLGNYDEGSTTNGDLSDHLKEYIDSPQPLLRLCRNSIRRSAGIRLHKFMEGQTLPNRLVNILTLKDDLEPHWQGSGDTFWKSF, encoded by the exons ATGGATAGGCCTGAACGAACCATGGGAGACG AGACAGATAGTTTGACTGCTGGAGCAGCTTGGCTGCAGATCCTTTTGAACAGACCAGAaaaagaaattatcaaaatgatacAGCAAAACCCCCAACTTGTGTCccaaaaaatatcattaa CATGTTTGAGTCCGTTAAATGTAAACGAGAGCCCAGAATGTAACTGTTCCCGTCATCTAGAGACTTTACAAGGACAGGGAAGTCAGAAAACGGAAGAACTCTTAGCGGAGTTTCACATGTCAATACTGCTGGGTGTCTGTCCACATGTTCTGTCCATTCTCCACAACTATGATGAAACATCTTCAGGATCAACAGCCAATAACCCTCAGATCAGagaaaatattcatgaactGATATCTCGGTTGTATAAAAAGCATAAACCTTCTGCTGAAGTCAACATGAACCAGAATCTTACTGATCCCAGTGAATGCTCTGTGAGGTCGTTCATGCTCAAGAGCCTAGTCCCATATTCATGTACAGCCAGCATTTCTGCTATTCACATAGTAACAGCTCTTGGAAAACACCAACTTCTTCGGAAAATTTTGTCAGACAGGGTGACACCAGTTGGCAGTTTATGCTTTCATTTTGAATCTGGATACCACAGTGCTTCTCCATTTCATATCGCTGTATTTCATAGACAGTATAAGGCTATTGATATTCTGGGGAAAAAAATTCCGCAAATGCATATGGCTTGTAACATGGATCAAAATTTTGGTGGAGGAAACATCACCCCATCAATATTGGCAGCACAAATGAGTGATCTGTCTGCTTTGCAGCATCTTTTGAAATACAGAACTCCTAAACATAGTTTGAACTCTGAGACATTGCTTGCTTCTCTTGAAAATCGATCAATGGACTGTGCCGAGTTTCTTGCTAAAAAAAAGCATGCTTGCCTAAGCAGAAGCTTCCTGAGTCAAGAAGTGGCCTGCATCTTTGATTTACAGGAGTCGGATCAAACCCTCAAACTACTTAAAGAATTAATCATGAACCCTGCAGAAAAAAACTTCCTCAAACTTTTAATAGATTATTCTTGCTTCCCTATCGACAGGATTATTTCTTTTAGCGTCCACCTAG AAGCTATCGAGACAACGGAATATCTACTTCAATCCACAAAAGCAGCCTCACTGACACGTTCTCCACTTGGTTTTATGCGCCTGCTTACCATGGCAACTTTGCAAAACTCTCCTGGTCTTCTAAGCGTACTGGTCCGCTATGTTGGACCAAAACGTTTGCCCCTGTATACACTCGATTCCTCTCTCTACTGGGCTAAAGTTCTGCAATATGACAAATGTGAAAACATCCTGGCAAAGTTgttattaataaataaaggaaATTTTGAAACTGACATTACATCAAAACCTCCATTTCCTGCCATATTCCACGAGTCCATGGAAGTTGTCCAAACTGACCTGCTTGGAACTGTGAGGAGGCTGAATGACATTGGTTATGATATCAATGCCACCACTGGCAAAGGTGAATCATGCTTAAACGCAGCCTCAAGTGAGACATATCTTGCTGCTTCAGTTAAAAAGTATGGGCCACTTGTTAGTCTTCTGCTAGAACTAGGAGCAGACGTATTTGCTACAGGAATGTATAACGTCCCAGATCAAGTGATGCACCCTCCGATGCTGTTACGCCTGCTGTGGGCTAATGTTGATATCTGCGGACCACCACGACATACTGGAGGTACTGTCTCAGGTCCACAGAGCTACACACCTCCAATTATCATGCCAATGGTCAAGTCTCCAATGCAGTTGTTAATCCTACGTACAGCTCACACTATTTGCAAAGACAATATTGACTTTTTGAGGTCCAAATTGGGGAATTATGATGAAGGCAGCACAACAAATGGCGACCTCTCTGACCACCTTAAGGAATACATTGATAGCCCACAGCCACTGCTACGTCTGTGCAGGAATTCCATTCGAAGATCAGCTGGCATTCGTTTACACAAGTTCATGGAAGGTCAAACATTACCAAATAGACTTGTCAATATATTGACGCTGAAAGATGATCTAGAACCGCATTGGCAGGGTAGTGGAGACACATTTTGGAAATCCTTCTAG
- the LOC117327209 gene encoding uncharacterized protein LOC117327209 isoform X2, with protein sequence MDRPERTMGDETDSLTAGAAWLQILLNRPEKEIIKMIQQNPQLVSQKISLTCLSPLNVNESPECNCSRHLETLQGQGSQKTEELLAEFHMSILLGVCPHVLSILHNYDETSSGSTANNPQIRENIHELISRLYKKHKPSAEVNMNQNLTDPSECSVRSFMLKSLVPYSCTASISAIHIVTALGKHQLLRKILSDRVTPVGSLCFHFESGYHSASPFHIAVFHRQYKAIDILGKKIPQMHMACNMDQNFGGGNITPSILAAQMSDLSALQHLLKYRTPKHSLNSETLLASLENRSMDCAEFLAKKKHACLSRSFLSQEVACIFDLQESDQTLKLLKELIMNPAEKNFLKLLIDYSCFPIDRIISFSVHLEAIETTEYLLQSTKAASLTRSPLGFMRLLTMATLQNSPGLLSVLVRYVGPKRLPLYTLDSSLYWAKVLQYDKCENILAKLLLINKGNFETDITSKPPFPAIFHESMEVVQTDLLGTVRRLNDIGYDINATTGKGESCLNAASSETYLAASVKKYGPLVSLLLELGADVFATGMYNVPDQVMHPPMLLRLLWANVDICGPPRHTGGTVSGPQSYTPPIIMPMVKSPMQLLILRTAHTICKDNIDFLRSKLGNYDEGSTTNGDLSDHLKEYIDSPQPLLRLCRNSIRRSAGIRLHKFMEGNECSLPI encoded by the exons ATGGATAGGCCTGAACGAACCATGGGAGACG AGACAGATAGTTTGACTGCTGGAGCAGCTTGGCTGCAGATCCTTTTGAACAGACCAGAaaaagaaattatcaaaatgatacAGCAAAACCCCCAACTTGTGTCccaaaaaatatcattaa CATGTTTGAGTCCGTTAAATGTAAACGAGAGCCCAGAATGTAACTGTTCCCGTCATCTAGAGACTTTACAAGGACAGGGAAGTCAGAAAACGGAAGAACTCTTAGCGGAGTTTCACATGTCAATACTGCTGGGTGTCTGTCCACATGTTCTGTCCATTCTCCACAACTATGATGAAACATCTTCAGGATCAACAGCCAATAACCCTCAGATCAGagaaaatattcatgaactGATATCTCGGTTGTATAAAAAGCATAAACCTTCTGCTGAAGTCAACATGAACCAGAATCTTACTGATCCCAGTGAATGCTCTGTGAGGTCGTTCATGCTCAAGAGCCTAGTCCCATATTCATGTACAGCCAGCATTTCTGCTATTCACATAGTAACAGCTCTTGGAAAACACCAACTTCTTCGGAAAATTTTGTCAGACAGGGTGACACCAGTTGGCAGTTTATGCTTTCATTTTGAATCTGGATACCACAGTGCTTCTCCATTTCATATCGCTGTATTTCATAGACAGTATAAGGCTATTGATATTCTGGGGAAAAAAATTCCGCAAATGCATATGGCTTGTAACATGGATCAAAATTTTGGTGGAGGAAACATCACCCCATCAATATTGGCAGCACAAATGAGTGATCTGTCTGCTTTGCAGCATCTTTTGAAATACAGAACTCCTAAACATAGTTTGAACTCTGAGACATTGCTTGCTTCTCTTGAAAATCGATCAATGGACTGTGCCGAGTTTCTTGCTAAAAAAAAGCATGCTTGCCTAAGCAGAAGCTTCCTGAGTCAAGAAGTGGCCTGCATCTTTGATTTACAGGAGTCGGATCAAACCCTCAAACTACTTAAAGAATTAATCATGAACCCTGCAGAAAAAAACTTCCTCAAACTTTTAATAGATTATTCTTGCTTCCCTATCGACAGGATTATTTCTTTTAGCGTCCACCTAG AAGCTATCGAGACAACGGAATATCTACTTCAATCCACAAAAGCAGCCTCACTGACACGTTCTCCACTTGGTTTTATGCGCCTGCTTACCATGGCAACTTTGCAAAACTCTCCTGGTCTTCTAAGCGTACTGGTCCGCTATGTTGGACCAAAACGTTTGCCCCTGTATACACTCGATTCCTCTCTCTACTGGGCTAAAGTTCTGCAATATGACAAATGTGAAAACATCCTGGCAAAGTTgttattaataaataaaggaaATTTTGAAACTGACATTACATCAAAACCTCCATTTCCTGCCATATTCCACGAGTCCATGGAAGTTGTCCAAACTGACCTGCTTGGAACTGTGAGGAGGCTGAATGACATTGGTTATGATATCAATGCCACCACTGGCAAAGGTGAATCATGCTTAAACGCAGCCTCAAGTGAGACATATCTTGCTGCTTCAGTTAAAAAGTATGGGCCACTTGTTAGTCTTCTGCTAGAACTAGGAGCAGACGTATTTGCTACAGGAATGTATAACGTCCCAGATCAAGTGATGCACCCTCCGATGCTGTTACGCCTGCTGTGGGCTAATGTTGATATCTGCGGACCACCACGACATACTGGAGGTACTGTCTCAGGTCCACAGAGCTACACACCTCCAATTATCATGCCAATGGTCAAGTCTCCAATGCAGTTGTTAATCCTACGTACAGCTCACACTATTTGCAAAGACAATATTGACTTTTTGAGGTCCAAATTGGGGAATTATGATGAAGGCAGCACAACAAATGGCGACCTCTCTGACCACCTTAAGGAATACATTGATAGCCCACAGCCACTGCTACGTCTGTGCAGGAATTCCATTCGAAGATCAGCTGGCATTCGTTTACACAAGTTCATGGAAG GTAATGAATGCTCCCTCCCGATTTAG